The Streptomyces sp. NBC_01275 genome has a segment encoding these proteins:
- a CDS encoding DUF6204 family protein, with amino-acid sequence MSEQHTYRVIVRGVWDGLAEEARARLLAEAADHGLTSMRFSEEGTLSYEPSPLKHFSMRYVVVSDAADGPEMAGALAEDRAETALRALGYGFAGLKSTVTDLDTMKINRKSASRR; translated from the coding sequence GTGAGCGAGCAGCACACCTATCGGGTGATCGTCCGGGGCGTCTGGGACGGCCTCGCCGAGGAGGCCCGTGCCCGGCTGCTCGCCGAGGCCGCCGACCACGGTCTGACGAGCATGCGGTTCAGCGAGGAGGGCACGCTGTCGTACGAGCCGTCGCCGCTGAAGCACTTCTCGATGCGGTACGTGGTGGTGTCGGACGCGGCGGACGGCCCGGAGATGGCGGGCGCGCTCGCCGAGGACCGTGCCGAGACGGCGCTGCGTGCGCTCGGCTACGGCTTCGCCGGGCTGAAGTCGACGGTCACCGACCTGGACACGATGAAGATCAACCGGAAGTCCGCATCTCGGCGGTGA
- a CDS encoding RNA polymerase sigma factor SigF produces MRNRASAKHHPHHDAPDTADAFRRLAALPPGPQRDRLRSQVVEAWLPMADRLAGRFRSRGENLEDLRQVAALGLVKAVDRYDPERGHAFESYAVPTVTGEIKRHFRDHLWTLHVPRRVQDLRNRVRFACQDLSQTVVGRRPTVAEIAEHAQLGEDDVRTGLEALESYTALSLDAELPGGEGGYALADTLGCADPALDTVVDREAVRPRLAALPERERAILYMRFFADMTQSRIAEQLGISQMHVSRLISHCCNRLREQVLRDVA; encoded by the coding sequence ATGCGAAACCGAGCGAGCGCGAAGCACCACCCGCACCATGACGCCCCCGACACCGCCGACGCCTTCCGCCGGCTCGCCGCGCTGCCGCCGGGCCCCCAGCGCGACCGCCTCCGCAGCCAGGTCGTCGAGGCCTGGCTGCCCATGGCCGACCGCCTCGCCGGCCGCTTCCGCAGCCGCGGGGAGAACCTCGAGGACCTGCGCCAGGTCGCGGCCCTCGGCCTGGTCAAGGCCGTCGACCGCTACGACCCCGAGCGCGGACACGCGTTCGAGAGCTATGCCGTGCCCACCGTCACCGGGGAGATCAAGCGGCACTTCCGCGACCACCTGTGGACCCTGCACGTGCCCCGCCGGGTCCAGGACCTGCGCAACCGCGTCCGCTTCGCCTGCCAGGACCTGTCGCAGACCGTCGTCGGCCGCCGGCCCACCGTCGCCGAGATCGCCGAGCACGCGCAGCTCGGCGAGGACGACGTCCGCACCGGCCTGGAAGCGCTGGAGAGCTACACCGCGCTGTCCCTGGACGCGGAGCTGCCGGGCGGCGAGGGCGGGTACGCGCTGGCCGACACCCTGGGCTGCGCCGACCCCGCGCTCGACACCGTCGTCGACCGCGAGGCGGTCCGGCCTCGGCTGGCCGCACTGCCCGAGCGGGAGCGGGCGATCTTGTACATGCGGTTCTTCGCGGACATGACGCAGAGCCGGATCGCCGAGCAGCTGGGGATCTCGCAGATGCATGTGTCCCGGCTGATCAGCCATTGCTGCAACCGGTTACGGGAACAGGTCCTGAGGGACGTCGCGTAA
- a CDS encoding class I SAM-dependent methyltransferase — translation MPKAQESAVYTHGHHESVLRSHTWRTAANSAAYLLGSLKPHMKVLDVGCGPGTITADLAALVPDGHVTAVDHAPGILEQARATAEERGLTNVDFAVADVHALDFPDDTFCVVHAHQVLQHVGDPVQALREIRRVTKPGGYVAVRDADYAAMVWYPESPGMDDWLDLYQRVSRANGGEPDAGRRLKSWALAAGFTDITATSGTWTFSTAEERAWWSGLWADRTLASAYAERAVEGGHATVEQLRAVAQAWREWGEQEDGWFSVLHGEILCRKDA, via the coding sequence ATGCCGAAAGCACAGGAATCCGCCGTCTACACGCACGGGCACCACGAGTCGGTGCTGCGTTCGCACACCTGGCGGACCGCCGCCAACTCGGCCGCCTACCTGCTCGGCTCCCTGAAGCCCCACATGAAGGTTCTGGACGTCGGCTGCGGACCGGGCACCATCACCGCCGACCTGGCGGCGCTGGTCCCCGACGGGCACGTCACGGCCGTGGACCACGCGCCGGGAATCCTGGAACAGGCCCGGGCCACGGCCGAGGAGCGGGGCCTGACGAACGTCGACTTCGCCGTCGCGGACGTCCACGCCCTGGACTTCCCGGACGACACGTTCTGCGTGGTCCACGCCCACCAGGTGCTCCAGCACGTGGGCGACCCGGTGCAGGCGCTGCGCGAGATACGGCGGGTGACGAAGCCGGGAGGGTACGTGGCGGTCCGGGACGCGGACTACGCGGCGATGGTCTGGTACCCCGAGTCGCCTGGCATGGACGACTGGCTGGACCTCTACCAGCGGGTGTCCCGGGCCAACGGCGGCGAACCGGACGCCGGACGCCGGCTGAAGTCCTGGGCGCTGGCCGCCGGGTTCACGGACATCACGGCCACCTCCGGCACCTGGACGTTCAGCACCGCCGAAGAGCGGGCGTGGTGGAGCGGCCTGTGGGCCGACCGCACGCTGGCCTCCGCGTACGCGGAGCGCGCCGTCGAGGGCGGGCACGCCACCGTGGAGCAGCTGCGGGCCGTGGCGCAGGCGTGGCGGGAGTGGGGCGAGCAGGAGGACGGCTGGTTCAGCGTCCTGCACGGCGAGATTCTGTGCCGTAAAGACGCCTGA
- a CDS encoding ABC-F family ATP-binding cassette domain-containing protein: MGHLEAAHLEYYLPDGRTLLGDVSFRVGEGAVVALVGPNGAGKTTLLRLISGELKPHGGTVTVSGGLGVMRQFVGSVRDETTVRDLLVSVAPPRIREVAREVDKAEHAIMTVDDEAAQLQYAQALSDWAEVRGYEFETLWDMCTMAALGVPYDKAQFRVVRTLSGGEQKRLVLEALLRGGDEVLLLDEPDNYLDVPGKRWLEERLKETRKTVLFVSHDRELLSRAAEKIVSVEPGPAGADAWVHGSGFATYHEARRARFARFEELRRRWDEKHAQLKKLVLNLRQAASISHELASRYAAAQTRLRKFEEAGPPPEPPREQDITMRLKGGRTGVRAVTCKGLELTGLMKPFDLEVFYGERVAVLGSNGSGKSHFLRLLAGDTVAHTGEWKLGARVVPGHFAQTHAHPELQGRALLDILWQEHSQDRGAAMSRLRRYELTQQAEQTFERLSGGQQARFQILLLELQGVTALLLDEPTDNLDLESAEALQEGLEAFDGTVLAVTHDRWFARSFDRYLVFGSDGRVRETAEPVWDERRVERAR, from the coding sequence ATGGGACATCTGGAAGCCGCGCACCTCGAGTACTACCTCCCCGACGGGAGGACGTTGCTCGGCGACGTGTCCTTCCGGGTGGGGGAAGGGGCCGTGGTCGCCCTGGTCGGGCCGAACGGCGCGGGCAAGACGACCCTGCTGCGGCTGATCTCGGGTGAGCTGAAACCGCACGGCGGGACCGTCACCGTCAGTGGCGGCCTGGGCGTGATGCGTCAGTTCGTGGGCTCCGTACGGGACGAGACGACCGTACGCGACCTGCTCGTCTCCGTGGCCCCGCCGCGCATCCGCGAGGTCGCGCGGGAAGTCGACAAGGCCGAGCACGCCATCATGACCGTCGACGACGAAGCGGCCCAGCTCCAGTACGCGCAGGCCCTCAGCGACTGGGCCGAGGTGCGCGGGTACGAGTTCGAGACGCTCTGGGACATGTGCACCATGGCCGCGCTCGGCGTGCCCTACGACAAGGCGCAGTTCCGGGTCGTGCGCACGCTCTCCGGAGGCGAGCAGAAGCGGCTGGTGCTGGAGGCGCTGCTGCGCGGCGGCGACGAGGTGCTGCTGCTCGACGAGCCTGACAACTACCTCGACGTGCCCGGCAAGCGATGGCTGGAGGAGCGGCTGAAGGAGACCCGCAAGACGGTCCTGTTCGTCTCCCACGACCGCGAACTCCTCTCCCGCGCCGCCGAGAAGATCGTCTCCGTCGAACCGGGCCCGGCCGGCGCCGACGCCTGGGTGCACGGCAGCGGCTTCGCCACCTACCACGAGGCCCGCCGCGCACGCTTCGCCCGTTTCGAGGAGTTGCGCAGACGCTGGGACGAGAAGCACGCCCAGCTGAAGAAGCTCGTCCTGAACCTCCGTCAGGCCGCCTCCATCAGCCACGAGTTGGCCTCCCGCTACGCCGCCGCCCAGACCCGGCTGCGCAAGTTCGAGGAGGCGGGCCCGCCGCCGGAGCCGCCGCGCGAGCAGGACATCACCATGCGGCTCAAGGGCGGCCGCACCGGCGTAAGGGCCGTCACCTGCAAGGGACTTGAGCTCACCGGCCTGATGAAACCCTTCGACCTGGAGGTCTTCTACGGCGAACGGGTCGCCGTCCTCGGCTCCAACGGCTCCGGCAAGTCGCACTTCCTGCGGCTGCTCGCCGGCGACACCGTCGCGCACACCGGGGAGTGGAAGCTCGGGGCGCGGGTCGTGCCCGGACACTTCGCGCAGACCCACGCCCACCCCGAGCTCCAGGGCCGTGCCCTCCTGGACATCCTGTGGCAGGAGCACTCCCAGGACCGGGGCGCGGCCATGTCCCGGCTGCGCCGCTACGAGCTGACCCAGCAGGCCGAGCAGACCTTCGAGCGGCTCTCCGGCGGCCAGCAGGCCCGCTTCCAGATCCTGCTCCTCGAACTGCAGGGCGTCACGGCCCTGCTCCTCGACGAGCCGACCGACAACCTCGACCTGGAGTCCGCCGAGGCCCTCCAGGAAGGCCTGGAGGCCTTCGACGGGACCGTCCTCGCCGTCACCCACGACCGCTGGTTCGCCCGCTCCTTCGACCGCTATCTGGTCTTCGGCAGCGACGGCCGGGTCCGGGAGACGGCCGAGCCCGTGTGGGACGAGCGCCGGGTGGAGCGCGCGCGATAG
- a CDS encoding hydrophobic protein gives MVPILLVLLLVLLLFGIGFAVKLLWWIAIVVLIVWLLGFLFRGTSASGGKSRWYRW, from the coding sequence ATGGTTCCCATCCTGCTCGTCCTGCTGCTGGTGCTGCTGCTTTTCGGCATCGGATTCGCGGTGAAGTTGCTCTGGTGGATCGCGATCGTCGTTCTCATCGTCTGGCTGCTCGGATTCCTCTTCCGCGGGACCTCCGCGTCGGGAGGCAAGAGCCGTTGGTACCGGTGGTGA
- a CDS encoding arginase family protein encodes MRNFVVLDAPSNLGLRPPAPGTVPGCYKLAGALREQRIVRRLGAADGGVVVPPRYDRGDWQEGDGVFNAAALAAYTRKLADRIERHVRAGDFPVVLGGDCSIQLGASLALRRLGRYGLAAVDASADFRHLGNSESVGAAGGEEVALATGRGQEDLTNLEGLGPYLRDEDVRFFGIRDLFTDDRAELVALKMSVATVGELREQGPEALGDAAAEAFDIPRLDGFWVHLDADVLDPTVMPAVDSPDPDGLLPDELVALLRPLLASPRCVGLNVTIYDPDLDPQGTAGALLADVVVSALVPS; translated from the coding sequence ATGCGGAATTTCGTCGTGCTCGACGCCCCCTCCAACCTGGGCCTGCGCCCGCCCGCCCCCGGCACCGTGCCCGGCTGCTACAAGCTGGCCGGCGCGCTGCGGGAACAGCGGATCGTGCGGCGGCTCGGCGCCGCGGACGGCGGGGTCGTCGTCCCGCCGCGCTACGACCGCGGAGACTGGCAGGAGGGCGACGGCGTCTTCAACGCCGCCGCCCTCGCCGCCTACACCCGCAAGCTCGCGGACCGCATCGAGCGGCATGTGCGCGCCGGCGACTTCCCCGTGGTCCTGGGCGGCGACTGCTCCATCCAGCTCGGCGCCTCCCTCGCCCTGCGCCGGCTCGGACGGTACGGACTGGCCGCCGTGGACGCCTCCGCCGACTTCCGGCACCTCGGCAACTCCGAATCGGTCGGCGCGGCGGGCGGCGAGGAGGTGGCGCTGGCGACCGGGCGCGGCCAGGAGGACCTGACCAACCTGGAGGGCCTCGGGCCCTATCTGCGCGACGAGGACGTCCGCTTCTTCGGCATCCGCGACCTCTTCACCGACGACCGCGCCGAACTCGTCGCCCTGAAGATGTCCGTCGCCACCGTCGGCGAGCTGCGGGAGCAGGGACCCGAGGCGCTCGGCGACGCCGCCGCCGAGGCCTTCGACATCCCCCGACTCGACGGTTTCTGGGTGCACTTGGACGCCGACGTCCTCGACCCCACCGTCATGCCCGCCGTCGACAGCCCCGACCCCGACGGCCTGCTCCCCGACGAACTCGTCGCCCTGCTCCGCCCGTTGCTGGCCTCCCCGCGCTGCGTCGGCCTCAACGTCACCATCTACGACCCCGATCTGGACCCGCAGGGCACGGCGGGCGCGCTGCTCGCCGACGTCGTCGTGTCCGCGCTGGTCCCGTCCTGA
- a CDS encoding GvpL/GvpF family gas vesicle protein → MTGLRYVYAVCRPLDAPLQTALTGVAGDPPRLLTHHGLIAVVSHVPERDFAEEPLRRRSEDPDWLTATARAHEQVIDALTAVTTPLPLRLATVFRDDSGVRVMMEEREEEFRRTLGRLAGRVEWRVKAYAEAESEAESESGAEQFADRLHLKLAAHADSARLHPSAKAPGTAFGRNVLNAAYLVPRADSEEFVEIVQRAKNAESRMRVELSGPWAAYSFVEAGEGSPRP, encoded by the coding sequence ATGACCGGACTGCGGTACGTCTACGCCGTCTGCCGGCCCCTCGACGCGCCCCTGCAGACCGCTCTGACGGGAGTGGCGGGCGATCCGCCCAGACTGCTCACCCACCATGGCCTGATCGCCGTCGTCAGCCATGTCCCGGAGCGGGACTTCGCCGAGGAGCCCCTGCGCCGTCGTTCGGAAGACCCCGACTGGCTCACCGCGACCGCCCGCGCCCACGAGCAGGTGATCGACGCGCTCACGGCCGTCACCACGCCGCTGCCGCTCCGGCTCGCCACCGTGTTCCGCGACGACAGCGGGGTGCGCGTGATGATGGAGGAGCGCGAGGAGGAGTTCCGCCGCACCCTGGGCCGGCTCGCGGGGCGGGTCGAGTGGAGGGTGAAGGCGTATGCCGAGGCTGAATCCGAGGCCGAATCCGAATCCGGGGCCGAGCAGTTCGCCGACCGGCTGCACCTCAAGCTGGCCGCGCACGCCGACTCGGCCCGTCTGCACCCTTCCGCCAAGGCTCCCGGCACGGCTTTCGGGCGGAACGTCCTGAACGCCGCCTATCTGGTGCCGCGCGCCGACTCCGAGGAATTCGTGGAAATCGTGCAGCGCGCGAAGAATGCGGAATCGAGAATGCGGGTGGAACTCTCCGGCCCCTGGGCGGCCTATTCCTTCGTGGAAGCGGGCGAGGGGAGCCCACGGCCGTAA
- a CDS encoding histidine phosphatase family protein, which produces MRLLLIRHGQTPANVDYVLDTAVPGPGLTALGEQQAAALPAALAHEDIEALYASTLVRTQLTAAPLAAARGLDVLVRDGIREITAGDVEGLPGGSGVGDRYMRTVFAWAAGEVELRMPGGEDGVEFLARYDAVVAEAAASGAGTVALVSHGAAIRVWSAARAHNVDVPFAAAHRLDNTGVVILEGSPQDGWKALSWAGATVTPAGEGGPAGRPVEGADGD; this is translated from the coding sequence ATGCGTCTGCTGCTCATCCGTCACGGTCAGACTCCCGCGAACGTGGACTACGTCCTGGACACCGCCGTCCCGGGCCCGGGCCTGACCGCACTCGGCGAACAGCAGGCGGCCGCGCTGCCCGCTGCCCTCGCCCACGAGGACATCGAGGCCCTCTACGCCTCCACCCTCGTCCGCACCCAGCTCACCGCCGCCCCGCTGGCCGCCGCCCGCGGTCTCGACGTCCTCGTCCGCGACGGCATACGCGAGATCACCGCGGGCGACGTGGAGGGGCTGCCCGGCGGCTCCGGGGTCGGCGACCGCTACATGCGCACGGTGTTCGCCTGGGCGGCCGGCGAGGTCGAGCTGCGCATGCCCGGCGGGGAGGACGGCGTCGAGTTCCTCGCCCGGTACGACGCCGTGGTCGCCGAGGCCGCGGCGAGCGGCGCGGGGACGGTCGCCCTGGTCAGCCACGGCGCGGCGATCCGGGTCTGGTCCGCGGCCCGCGCCCACAACGTCGACGTGCCCTTCGCCGCCGCCCACCGTCTCGACAACACGGGCGTGGTGATCCTCGAAGGCTCCCCGCAGGACGGCTGGAAGGCCCTCTCCTGGGCGGGCGCGACGGTGACGCCGGCCGGCGAGGGCGGACCGGCGGGCCGGCCGGTGGAGGGCGCCGACGGCGACTGA
- a CDS encoding VOC family protein, which yields MDILGATLRVCVDDLEASVSFYERLAGARALRFERGGVEVAAVGCFLLMSGPEAELEVLRKVAATIAVTDVDEAHKTLAELGADIVAGPVATPAGRNLIVRHPDGAVYEYVDRRRT from the coding sequence ATGGACATTCTGGGAGCCACACTGCGTGTCTGTGTCGACGACCTGGAGGCCTCGGTCTCCTTCTACGAGCGGCTCGCGGGCGCCAGGGCGCTGCGTTTCGAGCGGGGCGGTGTGGAGGTGGCCGCGGTGGGCTGCTTCCTGCTGATGAGCGGGCCCGAGGCCGAGTTGGAGGTGCTGCGCAAGGTCGCGGCGACGATCGCGGTCACGGATGTCGACGAGGCCCACAAGACCCTCGCCGAGCTGGGCGCGGACATCGTCGCGGGTCCGGTGGCGACCCCCGCCGGCCGCAACCTGATCGTCCGGCACCCGGACGGCGCGGTCTACGAGTACGTGGACCGACGCCGGACCTGA